Proteins co-encoded in one Salvia splendens isolate huo1 chromosome 4, SspV2, whole genome shotgun sequence genomic window:
- the LOC121800249 gene encoding zinc finger MYM-type protein 1-like — MERFFKKKRRDEFSSPSEPIVEAMENQPRREVGLNLNDIVGDPGKRKPIEEFDVSIRDRVRREYLNMGPCQPIGHKYEKKKYGTQERSFQDIWFKRYTWLEYSVSKDAAFCFWCYLFKKSDKWGRQSDDAFTKTGCSNWKNALERFNYHVGGVNSCHSNARIQFEAFQDQRNSVASILRSNTREMEVAYRIRLTVSLNVTRFLLKQGLSFRGHDESSSSSNRGNFIELLLWFSELNDDVSKTLFANAPANNQMNSPRIQKELANACASEVTLAIVNDIGDKVFTLLVDEARDVSMKEQMGVVLRYVNNEGYVIERFIGIVHVTDTSSHTLKCAIDDLLVKHNLSLSKVRGQGYDGASNMRGEFNGLKSLILQENPYAMYIHCLSHQLQLIIVAVAKGIRVVKDVFSYVSMIVNMVGASCKRKDQLRQLQHDRLVEQLNDGELISGRGKNQETSLVRPGDTRWGSHYFTLLRLCSMWSSVEKVSEVVRDDATLRDNRSTTEGLIERMDNYEFVFTLHLMKHYWE; from the coding sequence ATGGAACGCTTCTTTAAAAAAAAGCGTCGGGATGAATTTTCTTCTCCAAGTGAACCCATTGTTGAAGCAATGGAAAATCAGCCCCGAAGAGAAGTTGGGTTGAACTTGAATGATATTGTTGGTGATCCGGGAAAACGCAAGCCAATTGAAGAGTTCGATGTTTCAATTCGAGATAGAGTACGAAGAGAGTACTTGAATATGGGCCCTTGTCAACCAATTGGACATaagtatgaaaaaaagaaatatggtaCTCAAGAAAGAAGTTTTCAAGATATTTGGTTTAAAAGGTATACATGGTTAGAGTATAGTGTATCAAAGGATGCAGCTTTTTGCTTTTGGTGCTACCTTTTCAAGAAATCAGATAAATGGGGTCGACAATCAGATGATGCTTTTACAAAGACAGGTTGTAGCAACTGGAAAAATGCATTAGAAAGATTCAATTATCATGTTGGAGGCGTGAATAGTTGTCATAGTAATGCTAGAATTCAGTTCGAAGCTTTTCAAGATCAAAGGAACAGTGTGGCAAGTATATTACGGTCAAATACCCGTGAGATGGAAGTTGCATATCGCATTCGGTTGACAGTCTCATTGAATGTGACTCGGTTTCTCTTAAAGCAAGGATTGTCTTTTCGTGGACATGATGAGTCAAGTAGTTCTTCAAATCGAGGTAATTTTATTGAGTTGCTTCTATGGTTTAGTGAACTTAACGATGATGTATCCAAAACTTTGTTTGCAAATGCTCCTGCTAACAACCAAATGAATTCACCACGAATTCAAAAGGAATTGGCAAACGCTTGTGCTTCAGAGGTTACACTTGCCATAGTTAATGATATTGGAGATAAAGTTTTCACTCTTTTGGTTGATGAGGCTCGAGACGTTTCAATGAAGGAGCAGATGGGAGTTGTTTTAAGATATGTGAATAACGAAGGATATGTGATTGAGCGATTTATTGGAATCGTGCATGTAACTGACACTTCCTCTCATACTTTGAAATGTGCTATTGATGATTTATTGGTGAAGCATAATTTATCTCTATCTAAAGTGAGAGGGCAAGGATACGATGGAGCTTCTAATATGAGGGGTGAGTTTAATGGATTGAAATCCTTAATATTGCAAGAAAATCCATATGCCATGTATATTCATTGTTTATCTCATCAACTCCAATTAATTAttgttgcggttgccaagggtATTAGAGTTGTGAAGGATGTTTTTAGCTATGTCTCCATGATTGTGAATATGGTTGGAGCATCTTGTAAGAGAAAAGACCAACTTAGGCAGTTGCAACATGACAGATTAGTTGAACAACTTAATGATGGAGAACTCATAAGTGGAAGAGgtaaaaatcaagaaactaGTTTGGTAAGGCCTGGAGACACTCGTTGGGGCTCACATTACTTTACATTGCTTCGTCTATGCTCTATGTGGTCTTCGGTTGAGAAAGTGTCGGAAGTTGTACGTGATGATGCTACTCTCCGTGATAACAGAAGTACCACTGAAGGATTGATTGAAAGGATGGATAACTATGAGTTTGTTTTCACTTTGCATTTGATGAAACATTATTGGGAATAA
- the LOC121801497 gene encoding glutamate-rich WD repeat-containing protein 1-like, which translates to MVRSLKNPKKAKRKQKGSKKDEGSSNSGPTVPAKVWQPGVDALEEGEELQCDLSAYNSYHGFHIGWPCLSFDILRDSLGLVRTEFPHTIYSIAGTQAEKSSWNYIGIFKILNISGKRRDLVPTKSNNEDTDMESDSDEDDEEEGGGTKTPVLQVRKVSHEGGVNRIRAMAQHPHICASWADTGLVQVWDFSSHLHALGEADTATNNGGSNEFNQAPLVKFAGHKDEGYAIDWSPVVPGRLLSGDCKNHIHLWEPASESTWNVDSTPFVGHTASVEDLQWSPTEPYVFASCSVDGTVAIWDTRAGKSPAVSIKAHKADVNVITWNSLASCMLASGSDDGTFSIRDLRLLKEGDSVVAHFEYHKHPITSIEWSPHEASTLAVSSADNQLTIWDLSLERDEEEETEFRAKTKEQVNAPNDLPPQLLFVHQGQKDLKELHWHPQILGMLISTAADGFNILMPSNIETPLPADNA; encoded by the exons ATGGTTCGGAGCTTGAAGAATCCCAAAAAGGCGAAACGCAaacaaaag GGGTCGAAGAAAGATGAAGGATCATCAAATTCGGGGCCAACGGTTCCGGCAAAAGTGTGGCAACCGGGCGTAGACGCATTGGAGGAAGGAGAGGAGCTTCAGTGCGACCTGTCTGCTTACAATTCTTATCACGGTTTTCACATTGGATGGCCTTGTTTGAG TTTTGATATTCTGCGGGATTCTTTGGGCCTGGTGCGCACTGAGTTTCCACACACCATCTATTCTATCGCTGGAACACAG GCAGAGAAGTCCTCCTGGAACTACATTGGGATATTTAAGATTTTAAACATTTCTGGGAAGAGGCGTGACTTAGTCCCTACCAAATCAAATAATGAAGATACGGATATGGAGAGTGATAGTGATgaggatgatgaagaggaaGGTGGTGGAACCAAGACCCCAGTTTTGCAG GTGCGTAAGGTCAGTCATGAAGGGGGTGTAAACCGGATTCGTGCTATGGCACAACATCCTCATATATGTGCATCATGGGCAGACACTGGCCTTGTTCAG GTGTGGGACTTCAGCTCTCATTTACATGCTCTGGGAGAAGCTGACACTGCAACTAATAATGGAGGATCGAACGAGTTTAATCAAGCTCCTCTAGTTAAGTTTGCTGGACACAAGGATGAAGGATATGCCATTGACTGGAGTCCCGTTGTTCCCGGAAGGCTTTTGTCAG GGGACTGCAAGAACCATATTCATCTTTGGGAGCCAGCATCAGAGTCAACATGGAATGTCGACTCTACTCCCTTTGTTGGTCACACTGCCAGTGTCGAAGATTTACAG TGGAGTCCCACAGAACCATATGTCTTCGCCTCATGCTCGGTCGATGGAACTGTTGCAATTTGGGATACTCGTGCTGGGAAGTCTCCTGCAGTTTCTATCAAAGCACACAAAGCTGATGTGAATGTTATCACGTGGAACAG CCTGGCGAGCTGTATGCTAGCATCAGGTAGTGATGATGGGACGTTTTCCATCCGAGATCTTAGATTACTCAAG GAAGGGGACTCTGTAGTTGCACATTTTGAGTACCATAAGCATCCCATTACATCCATTGAATGGAGTCCGCACGAGGCCTCCACCTTGGCCGTGTCTTCAGCAGACAACCAGTTAAC AATATGGGACCTTTCCCTTGAGagagatgaagaagaggagACTGAGTTCAGAGCCAAGACGAAAGAACAAGTAAACGCCCCCAATGACTTGCCACCACAGCTTCTATTTGTTCATCAG GGTCAAAAGGACTTGAAAGAACTTCATTGGCACCCCCAGATACTGGGAATGCTCATATCCACCGCAGCAGATGGCTTCAACATCTTGATGCCTTCGAACATCGAAACCCCACTTCCTGCTGATAATGCTTGA
- the LOC121800894 gene encoding uncharacterized protein LOC121800894, whose amino-acid sequence MDNRFSEASTELLGCISCLDPRNSFSRFNDDQVIRLATLYHEDFSAIDCSRLPLQLSNFIANVRCDPQFAALSNLGDVATEMVKSGKHLVFPLVYRIMELALVLPVATASVERAFSAMKTIKTDLRNRMGDEWMNDSLIVYIEKDLFSTIDNEKILQRFQSMITRRIQLPSL is encoded by the coding sequence ATGGATAATCGATTTTCTGAAGCTAGCACCGAGTTGCTAGGATGCATATCATGTCTTGATCCAAGAAATTCTTTCTCTCGATTCAATGATGATCAAGTAATCCGTCTAGCTACTTTATATCACGAGGACTTCTCTGCAATTGATTGTTCACGGCTTCCACTTCAACTTAGTAATTTTATTGCTAATGTACGATGTGATCCTCAATTTGCTGCCTTAAGCAACTTAGGAGACGTTGCTACGGAAATGGTCAAAAGTGGTAAGCATTTGGTTTTTCCGTTGGTTTATCGGATTATGGAGTTGGCATTGGTTTTACCTGTTGCTACTGCTTCTGTTGAGAGAGCATTTTCTGCAATGAAGACTATCAAGACCGACTTGCGAAATCGGATGGGAGATGAGTGGATGAATGATAGTTTAATTGTGTACATTGAGAAGGACCTGTTTTCAACGATTGATAATGAAAAAATCTTGCAACGTTTTCAATCGATGATAACGCGTAGAATTCAGTTGCCATCGCTTTAG
- the LOC121800327 gene encoding PRA1 family protein B4-like → MALNPSAGDQQSSSTSAVGAFLSRISQTINSGLSDRRPWSELADRTGFAKPESFSDANQRLRKNYGYFRTNYLMIVTTVLAISLLTNPLSLLLLAALLAAWLFLYVFRQPSDPPIALFGRQFSDRSVLCGLILCSVIVLFLTNVGYVLVSALMVGVAVVVAHGALRVPEDLFLDEAEPIVRVPSLLSFLAGGAAPTPQPPIASRA, encoded by the coding sequence ATGGCATTAAATCCCTCCGCCGGCGATCAACAATCCTCCTCCACCTCGGCCGTGGGCGCTTTTTTATCCCGCATCTCCCAAACGATCAACTCCGGCCTCTCCGACCGCCGCCCCTGGTCGGAGCTCGCTGACCGGACCGGCTTCGCGAAGCCGGAATCCTTCAGCGACGCAAACCAGCGCCTCCGCAAAAACTACGGTTATTTCCGCACCAACTACCTCATGATCGTGACCACCGTGTTGGCGATATCTCTCCTGACGAATCCGCTGtctctcctcctcctcgccgCCCTCCTCGCCGCCTGGCTCTTCCTCTACGTCTTCCGCCAGCCGTCGGATCCTCCTATCGCCCTTTTTGGCCGCCAATTCTCCGATCGGTCGGTGCTCTGCGGGCTGATATTGTGCTCCGTCATCGTTCTCTTCCTCACCAACGTCGGATACGTGCTCGTGTCGGCGCTCATGGTCGGAGTCGCGGTTGTCGTCGCACATGGGGCGTTGCGTGTTCCGGAGGATCTGTTCCTCGACGAGGCGGAGCCGATCGTGAGGGTGCCCAGCCTCCTCTCGTTCCTCGCCGGGGGCGCTGCTCCCACGCCTCAGCCACCCATCGCCTCTAGGGCTTAG